From one bacterium genomic stretch:
- the nusA gene encoding transcription termination factor NusA: MDLKSFTIAINQISEERGIPREKVIETIEQALASAYKKDYGKKGQMLKAKLDLDTGEIKVWQVKLVVDDKMIYSEKELEEMKNLPRLEPFGSREEIEAEKKVRFNPERHLLIAEAKKIKKGVKAGEELEFPLETKGASSFGRIAAQTAKQVVLQKIKEIEKETVFFEFQAKEGEAISGIIQRIEGRNIFLNIGKALGILTREEQVPGEFYRLGQRLKVYLLKTESTPRGPVIFLSRSHPKLISKLFELEVPEIASGQVQIKSIAREAGSRSKIAVVSNDDRIDPIGATVGQRGTRVMTVISELGGEKIDIVHWSEDPQELIANALSPAKVLEVKIKEKNTALAIVPEDQLSLAIGKDGQNVRLAAKLSGWKIDIRNEAEVGGEPESDKDEEVKPEGKEAKVKEKKPEKTISKKAKTSSEKEEKKVKNNNS, translated from the coding sequence ATGGACTTAAAATCGTTTACAATCGCCATCAATCAGATTTCCGAAGAAAGGGGCATACCTAGAGAAAAAGTTATTGAAACCATTGAACAAGCTCTAGCCTCGGCTTATAAAAAGGATTACGGCAAAAAAGGCCAGATGCTTAAGGCAAAGCTGGATTTAGACACCGGCGAAATCAAGGTTTGGCAGGTGAAGTTGGTCGTCGACGACAAGATGATTTATTCCGAGAAAGAGTTGGAGGAGATGAAAAACTTGCCGAGGTTAGAACCCTTTGGTTCGAGAGAGGAAATCGAAGCCGAAAAAAAAGTCAGGTTTAATCCCGAAAGGCATTTGCTGATCGCCGAAGCCAAAAAGATAAAAAAGGGAGTAAAAGCCGGAGAAGAATTAGAGTTCCCTTTGGAGACGAAAGGAGCTTCGTCTTTCGGAAGGATCGCCGCCCAGACGGCAAAACAAGTGGTCTTGCAGAAGATCAAGGAGATTGAGAAGGAAACGGTTTTCTTCGAGTTCCAGGCAAAGGAAGGCGAGGCGATTTCCGGAATCATCCAACGGATCGAAGGCAGAAACATTTTTTTGAATATCGGCAAAGCCTTAGGAATTCTAACCAGGGAAGAGCAGGTGCCCGGAGAGTTTTACCGGCTCGGCCAGAGGCTGAAAGTCTATCTTCTGAAAACCGAGAGCACTCCCCGCGGGCCGGTTATTTTTCTTTCCAGATCCCATCCGAAACTGATTTCCAAGCTCTTTGAATTGGAGGTTCCGGAAATTGCCTCCGGCCAGGTCCAAATAAAATCAATCGCCAGGGAAGCCGGTTCCCGATCGAAGATCGCCGTAGTTTCAAACGACGACAGAATCGATCCGATCGGCGCCACTGTCGGCCAGAGAGGCACTAGAGTGATGACGGTCATCAGCGAGCTCGGCGGAGAGAAAATCGACATTGTCCATTGGTCGGAAGACCCTCAAGAGCTGATTGCCAACGCTCTCAGTCCGGCCAAGGTTTTGGAAGTAAAAATCAAAGAAAAAAATACGGCTCTCGCAATTGTTCCTGAAGACCAGCTGTCTTTGGCTATCGGCAAAGACGGCCAGAACGTCAGGCTGGCAGCCAAGCTGTCCGGCTGGAAAATCGACATTAGGAACGAAGCCGAAGTCGGAGGAGAGCCAGAATCGGACAAAGACGAAGAGGTAAAGCCTGAAGGAAAAGAAGCTAAAGTGAAAGAAAAGAAACCGGAAAAGACAATTTCAAAGAAAGCCAAAACTTCTTCTGAAAAAGAGGAGAAAAAAGTAAAAAACAATAATTCATAA